The Fusarium poae strain DAOMC 252244 chromosome 2, whole genome shotgun sequence nucleotide sequence ACCGAGCAGGTTGAGGCCAATTACCGTCTCGTGCCAACTCAACCTGCGCGAGATGGATCGCCTGATCTTCAGTATTCTCAAAAATCTGCACAGTGCCTGACCCATTGGGCTTAAAGTACGGTCCATCAACCTCACACTGCGTCTCGTTGGCAGTAGGCAAAGTTCCATTATAGAGGAATCCTCGAACATGCTTGGCGAGGCAAAGTGATGGGGCTGCAACAGAGCAGTGTCCGTAGCCCTTGACCTCTACAAGGCGCGAGTCTTCGAACGCCGCAAGGGCGCTTCGAGCTGAGACGAGGGGACACACAGGGTCGTAGGATGTTGTCAATATGAGGAGAGGATGAGCCGTCTCTACACCGTTACGTGGGACGTAGTTGTGCGTCTTTGGGATACGCCACTGCTGTTTAGCAAAAAGGTAAACCAGGTCATCTGGGGCAAAAACACTGCGGTTAAAAGTAGGCGTGACAATGTCCAGAAGGGAGTCCAGATCCTGTGGCCAGTGCTCAGGACCTGCCAGTCCATCATTCAGCGAAACAGTGTAGAGCGCGTCGCTATTGCCTTCATCGTCAAGTCCATATTCCATCAGAGCTGGCGTCGCGTTACCACGCAGAAGCTGTTCCATCTTCTCGGCAAACATGTACCATCTCTCGGGTTTGTACAACACTGGGAAGAGCGCTCCATACCAGATCTTTTGGTAGTCCAGCAGGCCGTACACGCTATTGTTGACATATACGTTCATCGGCTGCTCTTTAAGATCGCCAACGAAAGAGACAAACTTCTTCTTGAGACCTTGCCAAGAGTCTGCCATCGAAGACAATGGGCAAGCATCCCCAGATTTGAAGCATTCCTTGAGTAGACCATCGAAAACATTCTCGGTATCGACAAGGTCTTCCCCGTCGAGACGTGCCTGATACCAGAGAAATTGATTGACAACTCCGTCGATAATGACTCTGTATGATCGCTCAGGGAACAAAGTGGCGTAGGTTTGACCCAGGAGAGTTCCGTAGCTGAAGCCCCAGTAGTACATATCCTTTTGTCCAACTGCGTCGAGGATGCTGTTCATGTCGGCAGCGGTTTGAGGGGTATTGATGTACTTTCCATGCTCGCCCATGGTATCCTCACAGGCCCTGACATAGTTGTGCGTCCATGCGAATACCTCGGGGCCATCCTTTGACATGTCGAGATCATGAACGGACCCCAGTTGTTGACGCGCCTCCTTGGTAGGATAGCATGACGCGAGCGGAGTTGACGAGTTAATACCACGGGGATCAAAAGTGAGAAGATGAAGCCCGTCACCAACAATAGTGCTGAGCTGCTCTCCCCTTCTGTGGAGGAACTCAAAACCACTGCCACCGGGTCCGCCAGGGTTAAGCAGCAGATTGGGACTTCCGTCCTTCCCGCGCAATCGTGCAATTGCTACGTTAAAAGTCTTGTTGCTAGCATCGGGATTGAATTGATCAATCGGCACGTCAATGCTGCTGCACTCGAGGGGACGGTTGCTGATCTCTCCGCACGGCTTCCATTCTATGTTCTCACCCACATAATGCTGACTGTGGGGATGATGACTATGTGGGCAGTGCACTGGCATGCTAGGGGTGAGCCAATACAAAGCAGCTACAGTGAGTGCGCCTGCGCCAAACACCTTCCATTTGCTGATGCGTGATTTGGAACGCGGCTGGGCCCAATTATCTGCGAGGGAGTTCTTTTCGCTCattttatttaataggtttgatgatgatgatggtagGGAACAAgaggagatgagatgagatgagatgaggtgGCTTAATTTAGGGAGGGCGAGAGTTATGGCAAAACAGGCACCACGTGAGCATCCCTGCTATTCGTCATCAAACGCGTCTAGCGACGACGAGTTTTAGTTACTAATCATTACAGATTCACAACTGGTTATTGATGATAGAAGGATCGTACATTGTATATGAATAAATACAAAAGGTCCAGGTTCAGTTACAAAAAGCctgaagaggaaggaagaaagtCGGCGTAATCGTTTCTGTCGCGTCGACTGATCTGATACGTTACGTGTTCCATACGTAAACAGATCAAAATAGGCTAAACCGTATCTGCTCGACTAAACGACAATCGAATGAATACGCTCGTTTAGTCTAGATAAGTGCTTAGAAGATCCAGCCACCTGGAACACCTAGTCAATGctgccctcagggtatcagaaaaatcgGCCGCCGTAAGCCTAAGCgacaaaattagtaggccactttatgctctttagactacagctcttagactattcatttttgtaacctaagacttaggaggttattttttctgctacctacaAGATGCCTATACGCTTCGTGTTCTAGTCCTTCCTTCAAATTCTCAGCCTAGTAACGAAGCATAGTATTTCATGTGCACCGTTGATCATTGCTTACACAATTTCCATTTTATGTCCTAGTGAATCTTATTGCCTAATGGGTTGCCACTTAAACAAGGGCGAAATTAACTAGATTTTACAAGATGCCGAATATCCGGCAGGATCATCGAGGCTTACCTCAGAAGAATGAATGAAAACTCCTTAAGACTGTCTTTCCCAGCCTGT carries:
- a CDS encoding hypothetical protein (MEROPS:MER0000440~TransMembrane:1 (i21-39o)); its protein translation is MSEKNSLADNWAQPRSKSRISKWKVFGAGALTVAALYWLTPSMPVHCPHSHHPHSQHYVGENIEWKPCGEISNRPLECSSIDVPIDQFNPDASNKTFNVAIARLRGKDGSPNLLLNPGGPGGSGFEFLHRRGEQLSTIVGDGLHLLTFDPRGINSSTPLASCYPTKEARQQLGSVHDLDMSKDGPEVFAWTHNYVRACEDTMGEHGKYINTPQTAADMNSILDAVGQKDMYYWGFSYGTLLGQTYATLFPERSYRVIIDGVVNQFLWYQARLDGEDLVDTENVFDGLLKECFKSGDACPLSSMADSWQGLKKKFVSFVGDLKEQPMNVYVNNSVYGLLDYQKIWYGALFPVLYKPERWYMFAEKMEQLLRGNATPALMEYGLDDEGNSDALYTVSLNDGLAGPEHWPQDLDSLLDIVTPTFNRSVFAPDDLVYLFAKQQWRIPKTHNYVPRNGVETAHPLLILTTSYDPVCPLVSARSALAAFEDSRLVEVKGYGHCSVAAPSLCLAKHVRGFLYNGTLPTANETQCEVDGPYFKPNGSGTVQIFENTEDQAIHLAQVELARDGNWPQPARF